Within Parachlamydiales bacterium, the genomic segment GCTATACAGGAAAACCGTGAAAATGGCAGGGAAGACCTCGACGAAGGCGTCTATATGGGCCTATATAACTATCCGATGCTCATGGCTGCCGATATCCTCGCCTTCAACACCTCCATTGTCCCCGTCGGCAAAGACCAAACTCAACACGTCGAAATTGCACGCGACATCGCACGCCGCTTCAACGTCCGCTACGGCGACATCCTTAAATTCCCTCAAGAACTTGTCCGCGAAGAAGCCGCCATCATCCCTGGACTCGACGGCCGCAAAATGAGCAAAAGCTATGACAACGTCATCCCCCTCTTCCTACCCGAAAAACAAATGCAGAAACTCATCAACCAAATAAAAACCGACACCAGCTCTCCCGAAGATCCCAAAGACCCCGACACCTCCTCCCTCTTCTCTCTCTACAAAGCCTTCTCCACACCCGATCAAACCGAAGAAATGCGCCAAAAATACCTCAAAGGGATTGGATGGGGCCAAGTTAAAAAGGAACTCTTCGAAATCATCCAACTTTTCCTCGCTAAACCCTACTCCATCTACCAAGAACTCATCCTCAACCCTCAAAAAATCGAAGACATCCTCGCCTCCGGCGCAAAAAAAGCCCGCTCACAAGCCCAAATCACTCTCGAAAACGTCCGTAAAGCACTCCTCGGCTAATGCAGGATTTTCCCCTGTACCCGGGGGCAGGGCTTTGCCCTGCACCCAGCAGGACTTCGTCCTGCACCTACCAAAGAACTGGCGTCCTTTGGAATCCGCAGACTGTGATCGCATCTTCGAAATCCATCTTACAGCACGTTTCGACACGAATCTCCGATTCGCGTCGCCGACGTTGACCTGCCCGCTTCGCGGTCACGTCAAGGACTATTGTCCAATCCATTCTACTCAGAAAAGTATCAGTATTCACTAATAGACTCAGGCAATTGTACTAAAAAATGTCCTGGCAGATTCTATTTATTATTTTTTAGAATTTATCATTGGATGAGATTACAATTCATAATTAGTTTTGAATTGTAATCTAAAAGACAAATGGAATGTCGAATAATGTTTGACGTGACCGCGTAGCGGGCAGGTCAACGTCGGCGACGCGAATCGGAGATTCGCGTCGAAACGTGTGATAAACACGCGTACAAGGCAGTGATAACAGCTCGCGGATTCCAAAGGACGCCAGTTCTTTGGTAGGTGCAGGACGAAGTCCTGCTGGGTGCAGGGCAAAGCCCTGCTGCCTATGGCTGTCAGCCTTGAACTTGGCTGAGGAGTGTAGGGAGTTCTTTGATAAGGATTTGGGCGTTGTTGTCCCATGTGTGATTCTTTTGGATTATACTTTGGGCATTGTGAACGATGTTTTGGCGTTCTTTCTCGTTGGAGAGGAAATGTTTTATGTTGTCATTGAGTTCTTGCCATTGTCCGAATTGAGAGAGGACGATGCTTTTGTTGGGTTCGAAGATTTCGCGTAGGTAGGTGTTATCGTTGGTGATGACGA encodes:
- the trpS gene encoding tryptophan--tRNA ligase, which codes for MTQIILTGIKPSGTPHLGNYLGMFKPSLELMKRPNTQCFYFIADIHALNTIQDPKKMKQLSLEAAATWIALGLDPEVATLYRESDVPEISELYSYIAHTVPKSVMNMAHAYKAAIQENRENGREDLDEGVYMGLYNYPMLMAADILAFNTSIVPVGKDQTQHVEIARDIARRFNVRYGDILKFPQELVREEAAIIPGLDGRKMSKSYDNVIPLFLPEKQMQKLINQIKTDTSSPEDPKDPDTSSLFSLYKAFSTPDQTEEMRQKYLKGIGWGQVKKELFEIIQLFLAKPYSIYQELILNPQKIEDILASGAKKARSQAQITLENVRKALLG